One Streptomyces taklimakanensis DNA window includes the following coding sequences:
- a CDS encoding YciI family protein: MKFLLIMHMDPALWEKLSAEQQQEVFDGHDRFQEVIRESGEMVGTKALDTADRTVTVKVRDGAVTTAEGPYVPGETFLCGYYVVDVVSRERAVELAALIPDAGHTAVEVREVVHDEGGE; this comes from the coding sequence GTGAAGTTCCTGCTCATCATGCACATGGACCCGGCCCTGTGGGAGAAGCTCTCCGCCGAGCAGCAGCAGGAGGTGTTCGACGGGCACGACCGCTTCCAGGAGGTCATCCGCGAGAGCGGCGAGATGGTCGGCACCAAGGCCCTGGACACCGCGGACAGGACGGTCACCGTGAAGGTCAGGGACGGGGCCGTCACGACGGCCGAGGGCCCCTACGTGCCGGGGGAGACGTTCCTGTGCGGCTACTACGTCGTCGATGTCGTCTCCAGGGAGCGGGCCGTGGAGCTGGCGGCGCTGATCCCGGACGCCGGGCACACCGCCGTGGAGGTCCGCGAGGTCGTCCACGACGAGGGCGGCGAGTAG
- a CDS encoding SAM-dependent methyltransferase, protein MSTTTAEATREGERWDRSSPVSDVFNEGQAHLGYWYGPDDGTPMAEASRRLTRKVVDVLGVRADQHVLDAGCGPGGPALLVAEETGARVTGVTVSRFEAEAGAGKAAARGLSDRVRFEHGDYARLGHHADGSFDAVMAMESLQYAPDLPGALAELFRVLRPGGALTMTDYTLAPGVPPRERDALAEQLALPHLQPVEAWLDALRETGFAVEEYTQCGPRVFGMGPKYVEAAEHGRDRIGAAFGPEAVSGLKEAMGRFFATGGERIAYSVVTVRRPRAAGEGPGTGRE, encoded by the coding sequence ATGAGCACAACGACAGCGGAAGCGACCCGTGAGGGCGAGCGGTGGGACCGGTCGTCCCCGGTCTCCGACGTCTTCAACGAGGGCCAGGCGCACCTGGGCTACTGGTACGGCCCCGACGACGGCACCCCGATGGCCGAGGCGTCCCGCCGGCTGACCCGCAAGGTGGTCGACGTGCTGGGCGTACGGGCGGACCAGCACGTCCTGGACGCCGGCTGCGGCCCCGGCGGCCCCGCCCTGCTGGTCGCCGAGGAGACCGGGGCCCGGGTCACCGGCGTCACGGTCAGCCGCTTCGAGGCCGAAGCCGGGGCGGGCAAGGCCGCCGCGCGCGGCCTGTCGGACCGGGTGCGCTTCGAGCACGGCGACTACGCCCGGCTCGGCCACCACGCGGACGGCTCGTTCGACGCGGTGATGGCCATGGAGTCGCTGCAGTACGCGCCCGACCTGCCCGGGGCCCTGGCGGAGCTGTTCCGCGTCCTGCGCCCGGGAGGGGCCCTGACGATGACCGACTACACACTGGCGCCCGGCGTGCCGCCGCGGGAGCGCGACGCCCTCGCCGAGCAACTGGCCCTGCCGCACCTGCAGCCCGTGGAGGCGTGGCTGGACGCGCTGCGGGAGACCGGCTTCGCCGTCGAGGAGTACACCCAGTGCGGTCCGCGGGTCTTCGGCATGGGGCCGAAGTACGTCGAGGCCGCCGAGCACGGCCGTGACAGGATCGGCGCCGCCTTCGGTCCGGAGGCGGTGTCGGGTCTGAAGGAGGCCATGGGGCGGTTCTTCGCCACCGGCGGGGAGAGGATCGCCTACAGCGTCGTCACCGTGCGCAGGCCCCGGGCGGCCGGGGAGGGGCCGGGCACGGGCCGGGAGTGA
- a CDS encoding cytochrome P450: MEHRCPVALDPTGSDIHAEGSRIRAHGPVARVELPGGVAAWSVTDYAVAREILSDHRFSKDGRRHFGAYVDGEVGEDFPLIGWVLMENMTTAYGADHTRLRKPCAQAFTPRRVEALRPAVEAAAAELLDELAAVPAGEVVDLKSRFAHPLPARTICDLFGVPADARADMLRGGEVNVDTSITPEEAAANVERWHRQMLEFVETKRREPGDDLTSDLAAAQREDPSLLSDDELVGTLHIMLATGTEPVKNLIANAVLALLTHPEQLELVRGGEATWQDVIQETLRVEAPVAHLPFRFPVEDVEIGGVTIPKGEPVLVNYAAIGRDPALHGEDADRFDITRPDKEHLSFGHAVYRCIGRPLALMEAEIALSALFERFPNLSLAVPPEEIGPQGTFIMNGVAELPVFPHGRPTTMKAAVVDAPGAPWELRDVPVPEPGPGQVLVRIRASGLCHNDLWLTDGHFPFPEFGTVVVGHEGAGDVVAVGPGVTNRRPGDRVGATWVQGTCGRCDHCRLNLPLTGRSGMNCAAPVMSGLTVPGHHAEYAVVLADSTVLLPDRVTYEQAAPMLCAGYTSWSALRAADPQPHERVAVLGIGGLGHLALQFSRACGFDTVAITGSADKHGPARELGASTVVSDGRELAAAGGADVVLVTGTSYEAATDALQGLRPGGRLVLATIDPEGSFTIAPTSPFWARRQQVIGATHSGLEHLAEALRMVADGAVDPVIEVFPKERIAEAVSLVAKGDVRFRAVVTY; this comes from the coding sequence ATGGAACACCGTTGCCCCGTCGCCCTGGACCCCACGGGCAGCGACATACACGCCGAGGGTTCCCGCATCCGCGCGCACGGCCCGGTGGCCCGCGTCGAGCTGCCGGGGGGAGTGGCGGCCTGGTCGGTCACCGACTACGCCGTCGCCCGGGAGATCCTGAGCGACCACCGCTTCTCCAAGGACGGCCGCCGCCACTTCGGCGCCTACGTCGACGGTGAGGTCGGCGAGGACTTCCCGCTCATCGGCTGGGTGCTGATGGAGAACATGACCACCGCCTACGGCGCGGACCACACGCGCCTGCGCAAGCCGTGCGCGCAGGCCTTCACCCCCCGCCGGGTGGAGGCGCTGCGCCCGGCGGTGGAGGCGGCCGCGGCGGAACTCCTGGACGAGCTGGCAGCGGTACCGGCCGGCGAGGTCGTCGACCTCAAGAGCCGCTTCGCCCACCCGCTGCCGGCCCGCACCATATGCGACCTCTTCGGGGTCCCCGCCGACGCGCGCGCCGACATGCTGCGCGGCGGCGAGGTGAACGTCGACACCAGCATCACCCCGGAGGAGGCCGCGGCCAACGTCGAGCGGTGGCACCGGCAGATGCTGGAGTTCGTCGAGACCAAGCGCCGCGAGCCCGGCGACGACCTCACCAGCGACCTGGCGGCCGCACAGCGCGAGGACCCCTCCCTGCTGTCGGACGACGAACTGGTGGGCACGCTGCACATCATGCTCGCCACCGGAACCGAGCCGGTGAAGAACCTCATCGCCAACGCGGTACTGGCCCTGCTGACCCACCCCGAGCAACTGGAGCTGGTCCGTGGCGGCGAGGCCACCTGGCAGGACGTCATCCAGGAAACCCTGCGGGTGGAGGCGCCGGTGGCCCACCTGCCGTTCCGCTTCCCCGTCGAGGACGTCGAGATCGGCGGCGTCACCATCCCCAAGGGCGAGCCGGTCCTCGTCAACTACGCGGCCATCGGCCGGGACCCGGCCCTGCACGGCGAGGACGCGGACCGCTTCGACATCACGCGGCCCGACAAGGAGCACCTCTCCTTCGGGCACGCCGTCTACCGCTGCATCGGCCGGCCGCTGGCGCTGATGGAGGCGGAGATCGCCCTGTCCGCCCTCTTCGAACGGTTCCCGAACCTGTCCCTGGCCGTGCCGCCCGAGGAGATCGGGCCACAGGGCACGTTCATCATGAACGGGGTGGCCGAGCTGCCGGTGTTCCCGCACGGCCGTCCGACCACGATGAAGGCCGCCGTGGTGGACGCGCCCGGCGCCCCGTGGGAACTGCGCGACGTCCCCGTCCCGGAGCCGGGGCCGGGACAGGTGCTGGTTCGGATCCGCGCCTCCGGGCTCTGCCACAACGACCTGTGGCTGACCGACGGCCACTTCCCCTTCCCCGAATTCGGCACGGTCGTGGTCGGGCACGAGGGGGCCGGCGACGTCGTCGCGGTGGGACCGGGCGTCACGAACCGTCGCCCCGGCGACCGGGTCGGCGCCACCTGGGTGCAGGGCACCTGCGGCAGGTGCGACCACTGCAGGCTGAACCTGCCGCTGACCGGCCGGTCCGGCATGAACTGCGCCGCGCCCGTGATGAGCGGCCTGACCGTCCCCGGCCACCACGCCGAGTACGCCGTGGTGCTCGCGGACTCGACCGTGCTGCTGCCCGACCGGGTCACCTACGAGCAGGCCGCCCCGATGCTCTGCGCGGGCTACACCTCCTGGAGCGCCCTGCGCGCCGCCGATCCCCAACCGCACGAGCGCGTGGCCGTGCTCGGCATCGGGGGCCTGGGCCACCTGGCGCTGCAGTTCTCGCGCGCCTGCGGATTCGACACCGTCGCGATCACCGGATCGGCCGACAAGCACGGCCCGGCCCGCGAACTGGGCGCCTCCACGGTGGTGTCCGACGGCCGGGAGTTGGCCGCCGCCGGCGGCGCCGACGTCGTCCTGGTGACGGGCACCTCCTACGAGGCGGCCACCGACGCCCTGCAGGGACTGCGGCCCGGCGGCCGGCTGGTGCTCGCCACCATCGACCCCGAGGGTTCCTTCACCATCGCGCCGACCAGCCCTTTCTGGGCCCGGCGCCAGCAGGTCATCGGCGCCACCCACAGCGGTCTCGAACACCTCGCCGAGGCGCTGCGAATGGTGGCCGACGGCGCGGTGGACCCGGTGATCGAGGTCTTCCCCAAGGAGCGGATCGCCGAGGCGGTCTCCCTGGTCGCCAAGGGGGACGTCCGCTTCCGCGCCGTCGTCACCTACTGA
- a CDS encoding acyl-CoA dehydrogenase family protein, with protein sequence METIEAPTREELVHRASDLIPLLRKNALSGEEDRCLPQETVEALAGSGILRMRVPHRYGGYESDMRTVVDTLAELARGDGSAAWTASVWAISSWMMGMFPDEVQDEVFSDPDVRISGIISPTATARKVPGGVVVSGKWAFNSGVRHSSWNTNAAILVGDEGQPQPVMLAIPVSDLTVVDDWHTAGLRGSGSVTTVAEDLFVPQQRVLPMGPVLEGRHLSVLNADSPLYRTPFMPTACATIAAPALGLAKGAKDVFFERLPGRKITYTAYESQQEAPLTHLQVAEATVKIDEAEFHAHRAARTVDTKGAAGEEWTLEERARVRLDLGAVTQRAKEAVDILNTASGGSSVYSSVPIQRIERDVQTLNLHAILHPNTNLELYGRILCGLEPNTVYL encoded by the coding sequence ATGGAGACCATCGAGGCGCCGACGCGCGAAGAACTCGTCCACCGCGCATCGGACCTGATCCCGTTGCTGCGGAAGAACGCGCTCTCCGGCGAGGAGGACCGCTGCCTTCCGCAGGAGACGGTCGAGGCCCTGGCCGGATCCGGGATCCTCCGGATGCGCGTCCCGCACCGCTACGGCGGCTACGAGTCCGACATGCGCACGGTGGTCGACACCCTCGCCGAACTGGCCCGTGGCGACGGCTCCGCGGCCTGGACGGCCTCCGTGTGGGCCATCAGCTCCTGGATGATGGGCATGTTCCCGGACGAGGTCCAGGACGAGGTCTTCTCCGACCCCGACGTCCGCATCAGCGGCATCATCAGCCCCACCGCCACGGCCCGGAAGGTGCCCGGCGGCGTCGTCGTCAGCGGCAAGTGGGCGTTCAACTCGGGCGTGCGGCACAGCTCCTGGAACACCAACGCCGCGATCCTCGTCGGCGACGAGGGACAGCCGCAGCCGGTCATGCTGGCCATCCCGGTCTCGGACCTCACCGTCGTCGACGACTGGCACACCGCCGGACTGCGCGGCAGCGGCAGCGTCACCACCGTCGCCGAGGACCTGTTCGTGCCCCAGCAGCGCGTGCTCCCCATGGGCCCGGTCCTCGAGGGCCGGCACCTGTCCGTGCTCAACGCCGACTCCCCGCTGTACCGGACGCCGTTCATGCCGACCGCCTGCGCCACCATCGCCGCCCCCGCGCTGGGCCTGGCCAAGGGCGCCAAGGACGTGTTCTTCGAGCGCCTGCCGGGCCGGAAGATCACCTACACGGCGTACGAGAGCCAGCAGGAGGCGCCCCTCACCCACCTCCAGGTCGCCGAGGCCACCGTGAAGATCGACGAGGCGGAGTTCCACGCGCACCGCGCGGCGCGCACGGTCGACACCAAGGGCGCGGCCGGCGAGGAGTGGACGCTCGAGGAACGCGCCCGCGTCCGGCTCGACCTGGGAGCCGTCACGCAGCGCGCCAAGGAGGCGGTGGACATCCTCAACACCGCCAGCGGCGGCTCCTCCGTCTACAGCTCCGTGCCGATCCAGCGCATCGAACGCGACGTGCAGACGCTCAACCTGCACGCGATCCTCCACCCCAACACCAACCTGGAACTGTACGGCCGGATCCTGTGCGGCCTGGAGCCCAACACCGTCTACCTGTGA
- a CDS encoding class I SAM-dependent methyltransferase gives MSAPPVGPTVDAHLTDLLQAPPDRADEAFLRLTGELWKDGEASQEAPGAVPLLVAALEDADDTRRGYLMLLLGLLAGTEHTAGGGPITTAVRAGLDRFLALFTGSAAGGPLQSAALYLLSHLGADREAVLAAAARAPLTPEDRTRLERCLRPLDPADVVLGRVWPSPHEWRLGAEEQAFDRSWIRGLTPRQLRTTWNSDTRSVLAYTGAKALWALRNGTPTVVRDTSVHAGARPADPPAPRIEEFSRFADVLRCPECRSELDFGDDGARCAACGRAYPLPYGVLDLSAGAGDSHSDEDVLQNAAAMRGIGFHYENVLRPAFLRVMGQNWGGAVTPADEDDYLAGRLRGVDGPVLDVAAGAGRWTAVVAEAAGAGRVLALDLIAPMLAGLRARLPEIATLRASALALPVADASLAAVNCWNALQALPDAKAAIDEIGRVLRPGGRLTMLTFRWADDPVYRYFQGSHAFPGSPDGIKLFEAERIRTWLSGAGLRPVDESGPGTFIIITAEKRAE, from the coding sequence ATGAGCGCTCCACCGGTCGGCCCGACGGTCGACGCCCACCTGACCGACCTGCTCCAGGCCCCGCCGGACCGCGCCGACGAGGCGTTCCTGCGCCTGACGGGAGAGTTGTGGAAGGACGGTGAGGCCTCCCAGGAGGCGCCGGGCGCCGTACCGCTCCTGGTGGCCGCCCTGGAGGACGCCGACGACACCCGCCGGGGATACCTCATGCTGCTGCTCGGCCTGTTGGCCGGGACGGAGCACACCGCGGGCGGCGGCCCGATCACCACGGCGGTGCGCGCGGGCCTGGACCGCTTCCTCGCGCTGTTCACCGGCTCGGCTGCGGGCGGGCCGCTGCAGTCGGCCGCGCTGTACCTGCTCTCGCACCTGGGCGCGGACCGGGAGGCCGTCCTCGCCGCCGCGGCCCGCGCCCCCCTGACACCGGAGGATCGAACCCGGCTGGAGCGCTGTCTGCGGCCCCTGGACCCGGCCGACGTGGTCCTGGGGCGGGTGTGGCCGTCCCCGCACGAGTGGCGGCTGGGCGCCGAGGAGCAGGCCTTCGACCGGAGCTGGATCCGCGGCCTGACTCCGCGACAGCTACGGACGACGTGGAACAGCGACACCCGCTCGGTGCTGGCGTACACCGGGGCGAAGGCCCTGTGGGCCCTGCGCAACGGGACACCGACGGTGGTGCGCGACACCAGCGTCCACGCCGGCGCCCGCCCGGCCGACCCCCCGGCGCCCCGCATCGAGGAGTTCAGCCGCTTCGCGGACGTCCTGCGCTGCCCGGAGTGCCGCTCGGAGCTGGACTTCGGCGACGACGGCGCGCGGTGCGCGGCGTGCGGGCGCGCGTACCCGCTGCCGTACGGCGTGCTGGACCTCTCCGCCGGCGCCGGGGACTCCCACAGCGACGAGGACGTGCTGCAGAACGCGGCCGCGATGCGGGGCATCGGCTTCCACTACGAGAACGTGCTGCGCCCGGCGTTCCTGCGGGTGATGGGGCAGAACTGGGGCGGCGCGGTGACGCCCGCCGACGAGGACGACTACCTGGCGGGCCGGCTGCGCGGGGTCGACGGCCCGGTCCTCGACGTCGCGGCCGGCGCCGGCCGCTGGACCGCCGTCGTGGCCGAGGCCGCCGGAGCCGGCCGGGTGCTGGCCCTGGACCTCATCGCCCCCATGCTCGCGGGACTGCGGGCCCGGCTCCCGGAGATCGCCACCCTGCGGGCGAGCGCCCTGGCGCTGCCCGTGGCGGACGCCTCCCTGGCGGCTGTCAACTGCTGGAACGCCCTGCAGGCGCTGCCCGACGCGAAGGCGGCGATCGACGAGATCGGGCGCGTGCTGCGGCCGGGCGGCCGACTGACGATGCTCACGTTCCGCTGGGCCGACGATCCGGTCTACCGGTACTTCCAGGGCTCCCACGCGTTCCCGGGCAGCCCCGACGGCATCAAGCTGTTCGAAGCGGAACGGATCCGGACTTGGCTGAGTGGGGCCGGCCTCCGTCCGGTGGACGAGTCCGGACCCGGAACCTTCATTATCATCACCGCGGAAAAGAGGGCGGAATAA
- the cmdF gene encoding tyrosine 2,3-aminomutase: protein MTAVETIAVPVAFDGEGLTIDAVRRVAEEGAPARIGDDALAKVRRNRRLFEDIAEQNIPIYGVTTGYGEMIYMQVDKSKETELQTNLVRSHSAGVGPLFAEDEARAIVAARLNTLAKGHSAVRPEILERLALYLNQGVTPAIPQIGSLGASGDLAPLSHVAGTLIGEGYVLRDGKPVQTRKVLGELGVEPLRLRFKEGLALINGTSAMTGLGSLVVGRAFTQVRQAEIVTALLIEALRGSTSPFLAEGHDIARPHEGQIDTAANMRALMEGSRLTVEHADLRRRLQESKESGKEVQRSDIYLQKAYSLRAIPQVVGAVRDTLYHAAKKLEIELNSANDNPLFFEGREIFHGANFHGQPIAFAMDFVTIALTQLGVLAERQINRVLNRHLSYGLPEFLVAGDPGLHSGFAGAQYPATALVAENRTIGPASIQSVPSNGDNQDVVSMGLIAARNARRVLENNNKILAVEFLAAAQAVDVSGRYEGLSPAAKAAHDAVRALVPVLDEDRYMADDIELVAAALSRGEFLEAVGRHAGAVLR, encoded by the coding sequence GTGACTGCAGTCGAGACCATCGCCGTTCCGGTCGCCTTCGACGGGGAGGGCCTGACCATCGACGCGGTTCGCCGGGTGGCCGAGGAGGGCGCCCCGGCTCGGATCGGCGACGACGCGCTGGCCAAGGTGCGCAGGAACCGCAGGCTCTTCGAGGACATCGCCGAGCAGAACATCCCGATCTACGGGGTGACCACCGGCTACGGCGAGATGATCTACATGCAGGTCGACAAGTCCAAGGAGACCGAGCTGCAGACCAACCTGGTCCGCAGCCACAGCGCCGGCGTCGGTCCCCTGTTCGCCGAGGACGAGGCCCGCGCCATCGTCGCCGCCCGCCTCAACACGCTGGCCAAGGGCCACTCCGCCGTCCGCCCGGAGATCCTGGAGCGCCTGGCCCTCTACCTCAACCAGGGGGTCACCCCCGCCATCCCGCAGATCGGCTCCCTGGGGGCCAGCGGCGACCTCGCCCCCCTGTCCCACGTGGCCGGCACGCTGATCGGCGAGGGCTACGTCCTGCGCGACGGCAAGCCCGTGCAGACCCGCAAGGTCCTCGGCGAGCTGGGCGTCGAGCCGCTCCGGCTGCGCTTCAAGGAGGGGCTGGCACTGATCAACGGCACGTCGGCGATGACCGGCCTGGGGTCGCTCGTGGTGGGCCGCGCGTTCACCCAGGTGCGCCAGGCCGAGATCGTCACGGCACTGCTCATCGAGGCGCTGCGCGGCTCCACCAGCCCGTTCCTGGCCGAGGGACACGACATCGCGCGCCCGCACGAGGGCCAGATCGACACAGCGGCCAACATGCGGGCGCTGATGGAGGGCAGCCGCCTGACCGTCGAGCACGCGGACCTGCGGCGCCGGCTCCAGGAGAGCAAGGAATCCGGCAAGGAGGTCCAGCGCTCGGACATCTACCTGCAGAAGGCGTACTCGCTGCGCGCGATCCCGCAGGTCGTCGGCGCCGTGCGCGACACCCTCTACCACGCGGCGAAGAAGCTGGAGATCGAGCTCAACTCGGCCAACGACAACCCGCTGTTCTTCGAGGGCCGGGAGATCTTCCACGGCGCGAACTTCCACGGCCAGCCCATCGCCTTCGCCATGGACTTCGTCACGATCGCGCTCACCCAGCTCGGCGTCCTGGCCGAGCGGCAGATCAACCGGGTCCTCAACCGCCACTTGAGCTACGGGCTCCCGGAGTTCCTCGTCGCCGGCGATCCCGGTCTGCACAGCGGCTTCGCCGGCGCGCAGTACCCGGCGACCGCCCTGGTGGCCGAGAACCGCACCATCGGTCCCGCCAGCATCCAGAGCGTGCCGTCCAACGGCGACAACCAGGACGTGGTGAGCATGGGGCTGATCGCGGCCCGCAACGCCCGCCGCGTGCTGGAGAACAACAACAAGATCCTCGCCGTCGAGTTCCTCGCCGCCGCCCAGGCCGTCGACGTCTCCGGCCGGTACGAGGGCCTGAGCCCCGCGGCGAAGGCCGCCCACGACGCGGTGCGCGCGCTGGTGCCGGTCCTGGACGAGGACCGGTACATGGCCGACGACATCGAGTTGGTCGCCGCCGCCCTCTCGCGCGGCGAGTTCCTGGAGGCCGTCGGCCGTCACGCGGGCGCCGTGCTGCGCTGA
- a CDS encoding AMP-binding protein, whose translation MDIQAAVDHACGAPLPFRWAGFRLTGPLDLSALREAWGEAVRAHRDGSGGAGSLCLTDFGSLTVAGVGTGVGTGTGAGPDADALAAELCDRWAAEPVPSPSGVRISAARLAPLEHVLFVAADRPMDEDAFVGLLGLLTAAYGRRRTGTDGAPGGSPAPATASPASPGREAERPRYDGAVLPFSWDGDLARDVATVADSEGASPAGVVLAAFRALLLRRGGRAGGATFRELLARMPHPGRGPSDVPGCDAVFADHRAARAALRLAGVRARPVAPGRARLSAGLALVLDEVSPAIAGRLEYRPAVYDTDAATDVLDRLRAQLTAAAAAPAAPVAEPPPRPDLTAAKGAAARPAAGGPPGARAVPASVAGHAGTGGPAVVWAGRATDYRRLDALAGRIAWRLGAVGVGRGDSVAVRMPPGPLRIAALLGVMASGARLLWMAPGPAGERGRAMLAALRPACLLVEDEPDGDDLVRWYRDGIGGRVLAAAEGGPRPAAFPAPPAVDPGDHAYVAFTSGSTGRPKGIVQTHGALAQFAHWMGDRFGMGPGARVAQWVSPEHDPALAEVCATLVAGGTLYVLPEEIRLNPDRLVPWLAEQRITHLQTVPGFARDLVEVIAGTAAGRRPRCLSHLLLMGEALTGELVGGLRRVLPDTRIFNLYGPTETIAATWHEATDAVSGPVPIGRPIPGRQVLVLDEDDLTCPVGVTGGIVVRSPHVTPGYLDGGDGAPFRPVDWLDDPEDPAGWYRTGDLGRRLPDGTLEFRGREDFQIKLSGNRVELTEIEASLAAHASVLECAVVPLVEARSGLVRRLAVHVVPRRDAAGRPVGAAREWRAHLRRHFGALHLPATFHEVPGRLPRNAAGKVDRSRLRTTAPVA comes from the coding sequence GTGGACATCCAAGCGGCAGTGGATCACGCGTGCGGCGCCCCCCTTCCCTTCCGGTGGGCGGGTTTCCGCCTGACCGGGCCCCTCGACCTGTCGGCCCTGCGTGAGGCGTGGGGCGAGGCCGTGCGCGCGCACCGCGACGGATCCGGGGGCGCCGGCTCCCTCTGCCTGACCGACTTCGGCTCGCTGACCGTGGCCGGCGTCGGCACCGGCGTCGGCACCGGCACCGGCGCGGGCCCCGACGCCGACGCTCTCGCCGCGGAGCTGTGCGACCGTTGGGCCGCCGAGCCGGTCCCCTCCCCCTCCGGGGTCCGGATCTCGGCGGCCCGGCTCGCCCCCCTGGAGCACGTCCTGTTCGTGGCCGCGGACCGGCCGATGGACGAAGACGCGTTCGTCGGTCTGCTCGGTCTGTTGACGGCGGCGTACGGGCGTCGGCGGACGGGAACGGACGGCGCGCCCGGCGGCTCCCCCGCCCCGGCGACCGCGTCGCCCGCCTCCCCCGGCCGCGAAGCGGAGCGGCCCCGGTACGACGGGGCGGTCCTGCCCTTCTCCTGGGACGGGGACCTGGCCCGCGACGTGGCGACCGTCGCCGACTCCGAGGGCGCCTCCCCGGCCGGCGTCGTGCTCGCGGCGTTCCGCGCTCTGCTACTGCGCCGCGGTGGCCGCGCCGGCGGCGCCACCTTCCGCGAACTGCTGGCGCGGATGCCGCACCCCGGCCGCGGTCCGTCGGACGTCCCCGGCTGCGACGCGGTGTTCGCCGACCACCGCGCGGCGCGCGCCGCCCTGCGCCTGGCGGGCGTGCGGGCGCGGCCGGTCGCACCGGGCCGCGCGCGCCTGTCCGCCGGGCTCGCCCTCGTGCTCGACGAGGTGTCGCCCGCGATCGCCGGCCGCCTGGAGTACCGGCCCGCGGTGTACGACACGGACGCCGCGACGGACGTCCTGGACCGGCTGCGCGCCCAGCTGACGGCGGCCGCGGCCGCGCCGGCGGCCCCCGTGGCCGAGCCGCCGCCGCGTCCCGACCTCACCGCCGCGAAGGGGGCCGCCGCACGCCCGGCGGCAGGCGGCCCGCCCGGCGCGCGCGCGGTGCCCGCGAGCGTCGCCGGGCACGCCGGCACCGGCGGTCCCGCCGTCGTGTGGGCCGGCCGCGCCACGGACTACCGCCGGCTCGACGCCCTGGCCGGCCGCATCGCGTGGCGGCTCGGCGCGGTCGGTGTGGGACGCGGCGACTCGGTCGCCGTCCGGATGCCCCCCGGACCGCTGCGGATCGCGGCCCTGCTCGGCGTGATGGCGTCCGGTGCGCGGCTGTTGTGGATGGCACCGGGGCCGGCCGGGGAGCGCGGCCGGGCGATGCTCGCCGCCCTGCGGCCCGCCTGCCTGCTCGTCGAGGACGAACCGGACGGTGACGACCTGGTCCGGTGGTACCGCGACGGGATCGGCGGCCGGGTCCTGGCCGCCGCGGAGGGCGGTCCGCGACCCGCCGCGTTCCCCGCGCCGCCCGCCGTCGACCCCGGCGACCACGCCTACGTCGCCTTCACCTCGGGATCGACCGGGCGCCCCAAGGGCATCGTCCAGACCCACGGTGCGCTGGCCCAGTTCGCCCACTGGATGGGCGACCGGTTCGGGATGGGGCCCGGGGCCCGCGTGGCGCAGTGGGTCTCCCCCGAGCACGACCCGGCGCTGGCCGAGGTCTGCGCCACCCTGGTCGCCGGGGGCACGCTGTACGTCCTCCCCGAGGAGATCCGCCTCAACCCCGACCGGCTCGTGCCCTGGCTGGCGGAGCAGCGGATCACCCACCTGCAGACGGTCCCCGGCTTCGCCCGCGACCTTGTGGAGGTGATCGCCGGAACGGCCGCCGGGCGGCGGCCCCGCTGCCTGAGCCACCTGCTGCTCATGGGCGAGGCCCTGACGGGCGAACTCGTCGGCGGCCTGCGCCGGGTGCTGCCCGACACCAGGATCTTCAACCTGTACGGGCCCACCGAGACCATCGCCGCCACCTGGCACGAGGCCACCGACGCGGTCTCCGGGCCCGTCCCGATCGGCCGGCCGATACCGGGCCGTCAGGTGCTGGTGCTGGACGAGGACGACCTGACCTGCCCGGTCGGGGTCACCGGCGGCATCGTCGTCCGCTCCCCCCACGTGACCCCGGGATACCTCGACGGCGGCGACGGCGCGCCCTTCCGCCCGGTGGACTGGCTGGACGACCCGGAGGACCCTGCGGGCTGGTACCGCACCGGCGACCTCGGCCGCCGGCTGCCCGACGGGACGCTGGAGTTCCGCGGGCGCGAGGACTTCCAGATCAAACTCTCGGGCAACCGTGTCGAGCTGACGGAGATCGAGGCGTCCCTGGCCGCGCACGCGTCCGTCCTGGAGTGCGCGGTGGTCCCGCTCGTCGAGGCGCGCTCCGGGCTCGTCCGGCGGCTGGCCGTGCACGTCGTCCCCCGGCGGGACGCGGCCGGCCGGCCGGTCGGGGCCGCCCGCGAGTGGCGCGCCCACCTGCGCCGGCACTTCGGCGCGCTGCACCTGCCCGCGACCTTCCACGAGGTGCCCGGACGTCTGCCCCGCAACGCGGCGGGAAAGGTGGACCGCTCGCGGCTGCGCACGACGGCCCCCGTGGCCTGA
- a CDS encoding enediyne antibiotic chromoprotein, translating into MTTKSKFGSLARAGAAVALAAGLTAAFQPAAVAATPAVTVTPATGLADGDTVTVKGTGLTPGVVYHVAQCELVTSGSYGCDPTTVVDVTADAQGEVTAQITVHRTFEAVKGADGTPSGTVDCSVSACQVGLGDDFGQGGGGQQITFG; encoded by the coding sequence ATGACCACCAAGAGCAAGTTCGGTTCCCTCGCCCGTGCCGGTGCCGCCGTCGCGCTCGCCGCCGGCCTGACCGCCGCCTTCCAGCCGGCCGCCGTGGCGGCGACGCCAGCCGTGACGGTGACTCCCGCCACGGGGCTGGCCGACGGCGACACGGTGACCGTGAAGGGCACCGGCCTCACCCCCGGGGTCGTCTACCACGTCGCGCAGTGCGAACTCGTCACCTCGGGCTCCTACGGGTGCGACCCGACCACCGTGGTGGACGTGACCGCGGACGCCCAGGGTGAAGTCACCGCGCAGATCACCGTCCACCGGACCTTCGAGGCCGTCAAGGGCGCCGACGGCACTCCGTCCGGCACGGTCGACTGCTCGGTCAGCGCCTGCCAGGTGGGTCTGGGCGACGACTTCGGACAGGGAGGTGGCGGCCAGCAGATCACCTTCGGCTGA